The genomic DNA TCCACCCAATGGACGCGTAGCAAGCTTTAAGATGTTTTCGGGCTGAGTAACATCCCAAACGCGGACTGTTGGTACTGGATTATCAGCAGGCTGGATGTCATATATGCATAGCCTGACCACTGACCGTTACCAGCGACGTCGGCGGAGGCGCAATAGTATCCAGAGGGGGAGATCCTGGCGACAGTGGTGTTTTGAGTGTGTTCTGGCTAGACTTTAGCTACTTAAGAATCTCGAAAAGAGACATGGCTCACCAGTGTAGATGTGAGAGAGTCCAACATGCTATCATTAAGAAAGTGCCATACGTCAGCACTGGCTGTGATGCCTCTCACAGCACTGCTATTTGCTGGGTATAACGACTCACGTTAAGGTCTCGAATCTACATATCCACATTTGTCAGCGCAACAATCTCTCTTGCAATTTAACTTCCATATGCTTACAACGAcagctcttccatttgTGTAGACTAGCTTCTCGCCCTTTGGGTCAACTCCGAGCTTGGTAGACTCGGAACGGGAAGTGGCAGGGTTACAAGGATAGACCGAGCCTTGAAAGTGGGTCAGATGGATCTCGCATTGGTTTGCATTACCAGCTCACCTGCTTTATAAGACATGGTTGTCCTGTTATGGGTGTGTATATTAGGTATATTCTTGATCGTTCGTTAGTCCGTTCGTCGTTGTATTCGCTGTCATCGcgatgagatggaggaagtcacgtgacttaCTGCTTATTGAATGTGGCCCGTCGGTTACTCACAAAAGCTTACCAAAAAGTTGGACatgtcgtcgtcgtctttGTTCGTATACGAAAATATGTCGATTGGTATAACCAGAGCAACAAAACATACCATGCGTGGAACCACATTAGGTAGGACTCTCAAGGATCCACGGTACGCGGCCACTCAGCTTTGCAGGCTGTACTCCTTCACGTCCACCACTTCAGACCCTCATATCCAgactctcctcctcaacacTGAGCTCAGTCTGGATGATGCCTCCAACGAATTGCGCTGGATAATTGCAGAAGTGCGGGACGAAGCTAATAAAATGATGACAAGGGGGAAACTCCCACCCAtcgaggaagagcgagtAGAAGAGCTGGTGAAACGACGAAGTGCTGGAGAGCCGCTGCAGTATATCCTGGGTAAGACCCTTTTTTAGGAGCTGTCCTTGGGGCGCATAACGAGGCTTTGGCTGAACAGGaatctttttttttggtcgCGTTCTATGTAGGATCTGCTGGTTTTGGACCAATAAACATCCGCTGTCAAAAGCCAGTACTCATTCCCCGTCCAGAGACGGCACACATCTTTACCCGCCTATCATCCACCATTCTCTCCTCCGTATCCTCTCttacatcttcatcccgCCCTTCAGCACATTTACCTGTTCTCGATATCTGCACCGGAACGGCTTGTATACCTCTATTGCTCGCGCATTTGAACCCTCTTTTGACAGCTGTTGGAATTGACAATTCTCCAGCGGCAGTTAGCCTCGGAGGGGCAAATGCCAAGATCCTTGGGATGGAGGGGAGGGTGAAAGTACGGTATGGAAATGTTTTTGCTGAATCGACGAGACTGTtggggagggaaggaaaggttgggTTGGTAGTTAGCAACCCACCGTATATCCCGTTCAAGGAGTGGGAACAGTTACCGAAGAGTGTAAAAGACTGGGAAAGTCCGGCGGCCTTGCTTGGGGATGGGAAAAATTATGGGGAGGGATTAGCTTTTTATGAGAGGATTGCGGAGATGCTGCCAGATCTGCttctggaagaaggggagatggagaagaagggatggaaaggggTCCCCCGAGTGGCTGTTGAAGTTGGATTGGGTCAAGcaaggaaggtggaggaaatTTTCAGATGCGGACAGATTAACAACACGGAGGTCTGGCAAGATCAATTTGGTAtagagaggatggtggtgggATGGTCATAAAACTGCATAAAAGTTCATGATATGTCGTAATGTACATGTCTTTAAACAAACTTGGTCGCCGTCGTGCTTTTCCTGTCCTTCTATTCTTTTGTCTCTTTGACCCACCATCTATACCTTTGCACACCGCCTCGGGGAGCCAAAATTAATACACCACCCAAGCACATAGCCAATGTCAAATATGCCACCGAAGGCCCTTCCATCCAATACAACATTGACGCCAACAACGGCCCCACTGCCCTACCTAACTGTCCTCTCGACCTGAACTTGCCTAAAGCCCTCCCCCTCTGCAGCTCAGGGTATCGCTCATCACAGCATCCAGCAGCGGCAGCTGTTAACCCAGTGACGGTCGTTGCGCTGGTGTAAGCTAGGCATGTAGCAGCGACATAGAGGAGAATGTGATTGATAGTGCCGAGGGAGACAGTGTATGGGATtagatggagaagaaagacgcCGAGAATGCAGCTGGCGATACCATCTAGAGCTACTTGGATTTCACCAGTTTTGGCCATGGATGGACGCACGTGACGAGCTTGAATCATGGTTGCCAGGATACCGATGTCTGCATATTGTTCAGAAGGAGAATACAAAGGATAGTGGTGACAGCGACTTACAACTGAGCAGTTTGCCGTTGTATGCATTGGACGCAGAGAAGATGTCATAGGTCAGGAAAGTCAATGTGAATTCTGCCTAGAATTAGTTCAGCAAGATCATTAAAGTTGGAGAGGTGAAAGCACTCACTCCagagaagaacaagaggaaATAGCCATGGAGACCGGTCATATCTTTCAATCGTTGCACCTTCTGCTCTTTGTCTTCAAAGATGTCCTTGGGCTCGGGCACGGATGGTTGCTCGGGATTTGCATTAGATACCTCTTCGACTTTATATCCTTTCGTCTCTGGCAACTTGGCGGCTAAGAACAAGGTTTCAAGAAGTAGAAGTCCTAAGGAGATAGCGGCTGGCATCGCATAAACGTTGAATTTATCATCAGAGGTCCCAAGCGGGAGAGGTCGAGTTGCAAAGTAGGCACCTAGAGATGGTCTGGCCCGATATTAATAGTTGTAATGCGTCACTAACTCGTATGAAACTTACCCAAAAGTGAAACAGATGGAAAAGGCAATACCAACAAGGGCGAGAGATTTGGACCTGGTGGCAGATGTAGTCACATCACTGATGATTGCCCTGTGATTATATCAGCTTTTTTGAAGTGGTGGCTTCTAAACCCGTATTTACGTGCTCAGCTGTACATTGCCTTCGCTCAACCCACCTACGAGACGAGACAAGAGATATGACTCCTGCCAATCAGTCAGAATGCGCTTTTCGGGCTTGAGAATGGAGTGTCATTTGTACCCACAAAAGAGGTAGATTTGATCCAGATGCTGGCAGAGACAACATTTCCGACCATAGTGGCTATGAGaactttctttcttccataCTTGTCAGCCACTACAAACATGGTGAGTAGTCAGTAGTTGAGTTGCGGTCTGCTGATGGAACTTACAACGACCCAGCCAAGGACTAATGATACATTGGCAGAAACTGAAAAGGCTTCCCATCATACCTCCGAGAAGAACCACATCCCAGTTTTTGGTCCCCGCATCATCCTTACTGGACAAGGCAGCGGAAGTCGGCCGTAATGCATGGAGAGGCGCTCTAATCGAGTTGCAAAACGCAAGCGAGCGGGATATCAGCGAGTCCGGAGAGGTGTCTTTTGAGAGGTACCATTCTATCAGGCGCGGGAAGAGGGGCAGCGGGATAGTGAATGCTATAAATAGACGCGTTATTAGTGAACCGAATTATTGAAGAACTCGACCTCAAGTTGACGGACCTAGGAGATCAAGGACGAGAGCGATGAACACGGTGGTAACAATCGATTTTGGCTGTACCATCGTGGTAGTCTGGTCCCAAGTACAAGCAATAAGCTATATTTTTAGATGGAGATAGGAAAAAAGGACTTGTGGCTAAGTGGCTGAGGGAAAAGAATACTCTGAATGCCCGCGCTGTGATTTGGCAGTGATCTACCGACGAGATATATATTTATCTGATTAACTAGCAGCACCGCACTTAGCCGACAACATCACGTGACATCTGATGTGGCAATTTACTCCCACTCCTCACGCGAGAAGCACGCGAGATGCACGCGAGCTCACTCGTTTTCTATTTCCGAGTCTTATTTCGAGGACCACCGACCTTCTTTGCCCTTCTCACATTTACGTTCCTCCGTTCCTCCACCCGCCCAGCAGCTTTATGCTCCGTCCTCCCATATTTAGGACACTAAGAAGAGCAACAGCAACTATCTCCCCTCGCCAACTTTTCAACCTAGCAACTGTAGCAAAAatgtccacttccaccacttCGATCCAGGACCAAATTACCGCTCTTCAGAACCGCATCAAAGAGCTCAAGGTCTCCAAGCAGGATGCTTCcaaggaggttgaggagatgaaggccCTCAAAGATCAGCTCAAGGCTGCtcagaaggagggaagcTCCAGCACATCCAGCCTTCTCAGTTTGAAAACCCCCAAAGGTACTCTTGACCACAAGCCAGAAGCTGCTCTTTTGCGAAAGAAGATCTTCTCGACTCTTGAAGGCATCTTTCTTAAACACGATGCTAGCACAATTGATACCCCTGTATTTGAGCTCAAGGAGATCCTGGCCGGAAAATATGGTGAGGACTCCAAGTTGATCTATGACCTTGCCGACCAGGGCGGTGAGCTCTGCTCTTTGCGATATGACTTGACTGTAAGTCAAACTGCTTACGTTTATGAGCGGTACTGAATGAGAATGTTTATAGGTCCCCTTTGCTCGATATGTCGCCATGAACGGTATTTCCTCCATTCGTAGATACCACATCGGAAAAGTCTACCGAAGAGATCAGCCTGTCATGACCAAGGGTCGTATGAGAGAGTTCTACCAATGTGTTCGTAATAAAAACCCTCAACAGACCGGTAACTAATTCAAAAGTAGGATTTTGACATTGCGGGTCCTTGTGACCCCATGGTCTATGATTCTGAAGTTCTTCGAGTATTATGTGAAGCTCTTACCTCTCTCGATATTGGCGAGTACACTGTCAAGATCAATCACCGAAAAATCCTGGATGGTATTTTCCAGCTCGCCGGTGTCCCCGCAGAAAAGACCCGACCTATTTCTTCTGCTGTTGACAAGCTCGACAAGGTGCGTTGATGAACGGTGTATCGAGCGTAGTCTTCATGTCTAATCATGACGTTGCGTAGCTTCCTTGGGCggatgtgaagaaggagatgactGTGGAGAAGGGCCTCGACGAGGCTGTTGCTGACAAGATCGGAGAATACGTTGGTTTGAAGGGTAAGTTGGTTTATTGTCTGTGTACGGTGTTTTCTCTGACCATATGGGTGTAGGTCCCGGTCTTGAGGTTCTTCAAAAACTTCAATCCGATGAAGCTTTGATGAGTATCCCTCTCGCCAAGCAAGGTCTTGCCGACATGGAAATTCTCTTCAGGTACTTGAAGGTCTACAACGTCCTCAACAAGGTGAGCTCCATATATCCAAGAGTCATGCGTCTATTAACCACAATATATCGCAGATGAGCTTTGACATGTCCCTTGCTCGAGGTCTCGACTACTACACTGGTATCATTTACGAGGCCATTCACGAATCTTCCGCTCCCCCATCACTCAAAACTATCCCCTCCGTTCCCGCTCCTTCATCTATCAGCACCAACACTCCCTCTTCTAAACCCAAGCCTTCCAAGTCCGCCGCTACCACCAATGAAGACGGTATCGACGAGTCTACCGTCGGTGTTGGATCTATCGCCGCCGGTGGTCGATATGATAACCTCGTGGGCATGTTCGCTGAGGCTACTGGTAGGAAGGCTGAGCAAGTGCCTTGTGTTGGTGTCTCAGTCGGTGTGGAGAGAGTGTACTCTATTATGGaaatgaggaggagaaagggtgaggagaaggtgagagGTAAAGAGACTGAAGTGTTCGTCCTTGGCTTGGGTGGTGtggagttggagaagaggatggagttTGCGACCATGCTTTGGGATGCTGGTATCAAGGTAAGccccatcctctcttcccgcGCCAAGATTTGATCATTTCGCTGAACAAACGTCAATAGACTTCCTTCTCACCTAAAGTCAACCCTAAAGCCCCTGCTCAATGGAAACAGGCTGACGACGACGCTATCCCCTATGTTGCCATCCTTGCGCCCAAGGAGCTCGCCGCCGGTACCGTCCGTATCAAGGAACAAGTCGGAAAGGACGCCGCGGGCGATGCCAAGGGTGAGGAAGTCAAGATCGAGGATGTTGTGGCGtacttgaaggagaagttAGGCAGGGCTTAGAATGGTGATAGGATTAGACAGATTATTCCCGAGGTTTTCACTACGTTAATGCATATCTTCTGATCTGCTCATTTTATTCTCTATAAAGCCTCTGGTCTTCGCCTTCGCTTGTCTCACTGTCCATCCCGTCTTCACTTTCGTCTgtctcttcatcatatTCGTACTCGATCGCCACACCGCCTAGTCTATCAGATACCACACCTCGTACCCTAGCGTCTTtgctctcctcctcgccctcgctTTCCGCCTCCGTCTCCGTTTCTGTCTCCGATTCAGTCTCGCTATTCAAAAACGCATCCAGATCCTGGAACTTGGAATTAATCATGGCTGTTTGACGCGCCGATCCAGCTGGTGAGCTGCCGGCGGGGGATGCTGATGCTACAGAAGCAGTATTTTGGAGAGCACGCTTAGGTATGGATGATGCTGAAGAAACGTGTAAAGGCGCATGAGGGTGTATGGGGGTTTGTGATGAGATAGCCGTGGGTGCAGGTGTCGTCATTTGGGGTTTATCGAGCTGAAACGAGACTATCAGCTTTTGCGGTGAATTGCCAACTGATCGACTTACATCTGAATCTCGCAATGACGAATCTGTAGGATCATCCGTCCATTCTGGTAGGGCCTCGTATCCCTTCAACTTTTTGCCCGCGATCCTTGAGGTGGAAGCTACCTCAAACTCCCCACGCCTACTGTTTTCCGCCACTTCTACAGCTCCCAGTTGCCTCCTACCCGAAACTGCAAATTTGACTTGTTCACGTCTAAGTACGACCCCACCTGTATCTTGTTCATGTTCCTCCTCGACGGGCGGACTGTCGGCAGTACTGCTATTGACAGGCTTCTCCGCTCGGACCCCACGCAAAAGAGCGTTTAAGAATCGCGCACGATCACGCACATCATAATCGGCATCATAGCGTGCGAGCATGAAGAGATACTGGGCCATCAAGTCCAGCTTGGGGTTTGAAGGTGCAATGACCAAAATTTTGATGGCGAGCGTGAGGATTTGGAGCTTCGCAGAGACGGATTCGTTGGCGAAACCCTTAATCGCTTTCCTAAGCACATCAGGTACCCAGAGGGCTACGCCTTCCCAGCCCagacccttcttctctgatTCTTCAGAAGGGTCGATTGCGGAGAATTGTCCAACAAGCCAGTAAACGCTAGCTCGAGCTTTGGGATTGTTAATAGAGTCGAGGCCTTTAGCCAAACGGGCAACGAGACGCTGAGGAGATATGGAAGAACCAAGCGCTTGGGAATGCGAAAGTATTACAGACTTCAATACGAGCACGGCCTGAGCCACAAGGGTCTCTATATATCAAATCAGGACAGTGTATCGGTGGCGCCATTTGGTCAATAAAACATACCTCTATCACTCTTGAGTAATTTCATGAGTGCACCCAGGCCTGAAGACGCCAAATCCGAATGGGTTTTGATACAGCTACCAATCGCTGTCACTGCTTCCTCCGCCACGATTTCATCTGGCAATCGGATGTAATGCTAAGAGGAAGTAAGTTACACTCAAAGACCAAGGGTTTCGCGTTACTCGCCTTGAACTCCCGCATAGATACAGTCGCGTTTTCAGGGGTTACCATCGAGCCCAGAGCCCTGAGTTTAGCTTTCTGCACAAGGGAAGAATCttgagaatgaaggaagaatgacGATTGATAAGGGATGAAAAGCCACTACGATAAAATCTCAGCAACGAAACCTTTGATCAATGTCATATTAGACTCACGGGTCTCTCGTCTACCATCTCAGCCAGAATTTCCCATGTTAAGGCCACAATTTCCTTGGCTCTATCCTCCTCACTATTCGAGCTTCCTGCTAGCCTAAGCAATGGCTTTACAAGTAAATGTTGTCCGACGATGGCATTATCAATCGGGGCGAGATACCAATATGCTTTCGCGGTTGCGAGAATTACAGCTGGGTTCCGAGAGTGGAAAAGAGGCTTAATGCAGTAGAGAAGCATAGCCAAGTCTTGGTCGACACCTTCAAATTCGTCCTCGCTCTCGTCCTGGTGCTTCTGCTGTTCCGTCATAGGTTGAGGACGTACTGCACCCACACCGACAGGCTTCTCCAACATTACTCTCGCATACCTAGAAAGGACTTCCAAGGCGACAGCTTGTCCCCATTCGTCTGCGTCAACGATGAGCCGACATATGTGCCGGAAGTagggatgaaggaggtCGAGACGTTCGGGACACATTTCTTGGAAAGCGGTGAGTGAGGCTCCGAGAGTAAGAGGTGACGGGGAGGATAGAAGGGTCTGTAGAAGTGAaatgagagaaggaagggaggagtTATCCATTCTTATGGATGTCGTCAGTTGATTTCTATCGTTTTGACAGTCGGCACGTACTCGTAGACTTTGGCAAGTCCACCTGCGACTGTCTTGCGTACCCAAGGATTCCGATCATTCACAAGCTTCTTTAGTCCCAGCATGATAATACCTAGTCATGTTCAGGACTTATTCCAGGGGAGATAGTAATTGTACATACCTTGAATGACAGGGACTCTGATAGACGTTAATACTCGCAGAGACATAGACCTTATGAGCGGAGAAGGATCGGATAAGTCCTTTTGAAAGGTGTTGATAGACAGAAGCACAAGGTCGGAGTTTGTTGAAGCACTGCGGCATAATATTTAAACGTGACGCCCAGAGAGATCAAAAAACATGCACTCACAACCTGAGCAAGTAGATGTAGACTAACTTGCGGATCTCGATGCTTTGGGAGACTACGTTTTTCACGACCTGAGCGAAAAATGGCTCCATATCCCTTCCCTTGGACATCCCTGCAATGATCCTCTTCATACCTTCCAgcctttctctttcgcTTCTGCTCTCTAGCAGCTTGGAGATTTCCTTCAGTTTCTCATCGGACGTATCAAAGTAGGTGGTGGATGATCCCGGACCAGCGATGAGGGAGAGGTCGCGTGTTGTTTCTTGGAAGTTCTCCATTATCCTCTGCGAGAGGCGGTTGAAAGTCGCCATATTGGACAGGGGACGGAGCTCTTATGGGGTGGAGTGGAATGGAGAAAGTATGAACAGAGCAACAAGATGCATAACCAAACTCAGGCGGCCTACCGGACAGCCCACCACCCAGCAGCGTCATCACGTTAGCCCGGCGAAGGCCGCAACCcaagtcttcttcttacaTAATTACGTAAATAACTGAAAACACTTCAAGGCAAACGTGTCCGTCGGTGGTCCGATATTCGTCTATCTCCATCTGTTTCGGAGCAGCCACTGGTAGTGGAAAATTCTGATCTACTATGTTTACTACGTTTTCGTCTGGGCGGCTTGCCCTCTGCTATTCTCCCCTGCGATTTTTAGTTCTGCGGAACCTGATTATTTCTTACTCATGCGCAGAATCACATCTGGACATGTATGCGGCAGGCAGGCGGGCATTTTTATTACCGATAAGATCGGATGGCCGTTATCATCGGCGTGCCTCCACTTGTGACATCTGCTTCCGCTCGTATAGGTTATCGCCACCCGATGAGACATCTACATTCGCATGCTCCTTATCGCACTGGCAATGCCCTTAGCTATATATACACAGCTCTTCCGCAGAACTCCCCAATTTCCCACAAGAATCTTGAAAGTTTCTACATTCGCAACCATGGTCAACGTTTCTAACCACTTCAACTACAAACCCATTCCCGTTCCTACTTCTGCCGACCCCGCCATGTTCAAGGACTTTGGCAGGCAGGTTGAAGGGTTCGAGCCTGATAACGTCACTTCTGAGCAAATGGAGGAAATCATGGACATGCTTTATAAGGCGCGTGCTATGACGGTGTGGACTTACTATGGAATCATATGCTGACTCCTATCCTCCGTAGCACTCCATTCTTTTGTTCAAGaacctcaagctctctccTAAGCAGCAGTTCGAAATGACACACGCGTTCGACCCCGAAGCCAACGCCTATGGTCATGGTAACAACAAGACTGGCAATACCAAGTCGTCCATCTTGCATCCCGACTTGAAAACTATCCCTCATCAGCCTCAGGTGCAGTTGATTGGCAACGGCAAGGTCCCCATGGTCTACGAAGGCCTCGATCGTGTATGTCTGTCCGGCTTATAATGTAAATTCGAAGAGCTAATCCTTGGCTATAGCCCCAACTCAAACATCCCCATCACAGAACATTCCACAAGAGTATAATCTCTGAAGAGGACGACGCGAGTGGTGTGACCCGATTCTATCGATGGTGAGTATACTCGGGGGAGAAACTTCATTCCAAGACTGACAGCCCTACTAGGCACATTGATGCAGCTCTTTACGGCCTCTCTCCTCCTAAAGTCACCACGCTTTATGCTGTCAAAGTGCCCAAAGGACCTTATCAGATTTGTCGATACGACGACGGCACAGGTGACGAGCTTAAGGTGCCTCTTGGTGGTACAGCTTGTGAGTCTATGCTTAGAAGACTGTTTTCTTATCAGTGACTGATAGACCTATAGTCGTGAGCGGGAAGAACATGTTTGATGTCCTCCCCGACGAATTGAAGTCTCTTGCCGTTCGAACCAATGTCGAGTACGCTCCTCACCCATATGTCTGGATGTCTAAGGCCCACGCGCTTCCTACTGGTCTTGGACTTGAATCGGAAGGTCTTGAAATGCCTATGGAGGAGTTGCCAGAGTGGGAGGAGAGCAAAGTCAAGATCTTCCCAATGGTAAATTTTTAACTCGATTTGTGAGAAAACCTTATCGCTAACGAATTGCAGTGCTGGAAGAACCCTGTCACTGGTGCATTACACGTACAAGTGCACCCTTGCGGCGCTTACAAACTTCACATATCCCCTTCCGAAGGTGCTGCTCTTTATCCCGAAGGTGGGGTCATTGACGATCTTAAGGCTGTCCGTGAGATCCTCTACAAGATCCAGCGACCGGGCATCGCCCCCGGGTTGGTCTACTCCCAAgactgggaagaaggtgatTTGGTTATCTTCCATAATAGGGGGTTGCTTCACTCTGTTATGGGCGCTTTCAAGCCGGATCAGTTGAGGATGTTCCACCAATGTAATCTTGCGGCGTCGTCTGATCCCGTTGGACCGGATGCGAAAGATGTGAATGTTTATGCTTAGAAGACCGGCGGAAATTTT from Cryptococcus neoformans var. neoformans JEC21 chromosome 3 sequence includes the following:
- a CDS encoding S-adenosylmethionine-dependent methyltransferase, putative; this translates as MSIGITRATKHTMRGTTLGRTLKDPRYAATQLCRLYSFTSTTSDPHIQTLLLNTELSLDDASNELRWIIAEVRDEANKMMTRGKLPPIEEERVEELVKRRSAGEPLQYILGSAGFGPINIRCQKPVLIPRPETAHIFTRLSSTILSSVSSLTSSSRPSAHLPVLDICTGTACIPLLLAHLNPLLTAVGIDNSPAAVSLGGANAKILGMEGRVKVRYGNVFAESTRLLGREGKVGLVVSNPPYIPFKEWEQLPKSVKDWESPAALLGDGKNYGEGLAFYERIAEMLPDLLLEEGEMEKKGWKGVPRVAVEVGLGQARKVEEIFRCGQINNTEVWQDQFGIERMVVGWS
- a CDS encoding histidine-tRNA ligase, putative yields the protein MLRPPIFRTLRRATATISPRQLFNLATVAKMSTSTTSIQDQITALQNRIKELKVSKQDASKEVEEMKALKDQLKAAQKEGSSSTSSLLSLKTPKGTLDHKPEAALLRKKIFSTLEGIFLKHDASTIDTPVFELKEILAGKYGEDSKLIYDLADQGGELCSLRYDLTVPFARYVAMNGISSIRRYHIGKVYRRDQPVMTKGRMREFYQCDFDIAGPCDPMVYDSEVLRVLCEALTSLDIGEYTVKINHRKILDGIFQLAGVPAEKTRPISSAVDKLDKLPWADVKKEMTVEKGLDEAVADKIGEYVGLKGPGLEVLQKLQSDEALMSIPLAKQGLADMEILFRYLKVYNVLNKMSFDMSLARGLDYYTGIIYEAIHESSAPPSLKTIPSVPAPSSISTNTPSSKPKPSKSAATTNEDGIDESTVGVGSIAAGGRYDNLVGMFAEATGRKAEQVPCVGVSVGVERVYSIMEMRRRKGEEKVRGKETEVFVLGLGGVELEKRMEFATMLWDAGIKTSFSPKVNPKAPAQWKQADDDAIPYVAILAPKELAAGTVRIKEQVGKDAAGDAKGEEVKIEDVVAYLKEKLGRA
- a CDS encoding Golgi to vacuole transport-related protein, putative; its protein translation is MATFNRLSQRIMENFQETTRDLSLIAGPGSSTTYFDTSDEKLKEISKLLESRSERERLEGMKRIIAGMSKGRDMEPFFAQVVKNVVSQSIEIRKLVYIYLLRFASTNSDLVLLSINTFQKDLSDPSPLIRSMSLRVLTSIRVPVIQGIIMLGLKKLVNDRNPWVRKTVAGGLAKVYEMDNSSLPSLISLLQTLLSSPSPLTLGASLTAFQEMCPERLDLLHPYFRHICRLIVDADEWGQAVALEVLSRYARVMLEKPVGVGAVRPQPMTEQQKHQDESEDEFEGVDQDLAMLLYCIKPLFHSRNPAVILATAKAYWYLAPIDNAIVGQHLLVKPLLRLAGSSNSEEDRAKEIVALTWEILAEMVDERPWLFIPYQSSFFLHSQDSSLVQKAKLRALGSMVTPENATVSMREFKHYIRLPDEIVAEEAVTAIGSCIKTHSDLASSGLGALMKLLKSDRETLVAQAVLVLKSVILSHSQALGSSISPQRLVARLAKGLDSINNPKARASVYWLVGQFSAIDPSEESEKKGLGWEGVALWVPDVLRKAIKGFANESVSAKLQILTLAIKILVIAPSNPKLDLMAQYLFMLARYDADYDVRDRARFLNALLRGVRAEKPVNSSTADSPPVEEEHEQDTGGVVLRREQVKFAVSGRRQLGAVEVAENSRRGEFEVASTSRIAGKKLKGYEALPEWTDDPTDSSLRDSDLDKPQMTTPAPTAISSQTPIHPHAPLHVSSASSIPKRALQNTASVASASPAGSSPAGSARQTAMINSKFQDLDAFLNSETESETETETEAESEGEEESKDARVRGVVSDRLGGVAIEYEYDEETDESEDGMDSETSEGEDQRLYRE